A genome region from Eurosta solidaginis isolate ZX-2024a chromosome 2, ASM4086904v1, whole genome shotgun sequence includes the following:
- the LOC137242327 gene encoding uncharacterized protein yields the protein MKRYPEDDEGELMYSPALLARRASESWIFDPTMENFLTNVSIQRKKSLPDIQDLPLATGAMSREEVSALGSARREAVRQQIQINERLRANPFLYLFSPQVKDWFSRQQLLLLVLFLNIILGLMFVKMLT from the exons ATGAAGAGGTATCCGGAAGATGATGAGGGGGAATTGATGTACTCACCAGCATTATTAGCAAGAAGAGCATCTGAAAGCTGGATCTTTGATCCAACGATGGAG AACTTCCTTACAAATGTATCTATTCAACGAAAAAAATCGCTACCAGATATTCAGGATCTCCCACTTGCTACAGGGGCCATGAGTCGAGAGGAGGTATCTGCGTTAGGTTCGGCTAGACGTGAAGCCGTACGGCAGCAAATACAAATTAATGAGAGACTTAGAGCGAATCCATTTCTTTATCTGTTTAGTCCTCAAGTTAAG GATTGGTTCTCGCGTCAACAACTGCTGTTACTTGTCCTTTTTCTAAACATTATTTTGGGGTTAATGTTCGTAAAAATGTTAACATAG